Proteins encoded in a region of the Tautonia rosea genome:
- a CDS encoding thiamine pyrophosphate-dependent enzyme, with amino-acid sequence MKVTREHYRSVKDLPSAEFVAPGSPLCAGCGGLTTLRLFHKVLGGKVVVVNAAGCMTLMATYPFTPLRSSWLYTTMASPSAGAQGLRDALDILIESGRLPADENLEVLVLAGDGSTIDMGLSSTSGAIHRGLNFWYLCYDNEAYGNTGFQASPASPLGSLTATSPLGTPWSKKDIFEIWRSHRPPYVATISPHDAVDLAEKIERARPLCGPKLFVSLATCPPGWGFEPAMGDELAKLAIETGIWPLKEATDGSIRHTFIPEHRRPVEAYLEPQRRYRHLFHPDRRDDVIAAIQAAVDRYWDAAIASERC; translated from the coding sequence ATGAAGGTCACCCGAGAGCACTATCGGAGCGTGAAGGATCTGCCGTCCGCCGAGTTCGTCGCACCGGGTTCGCCGCTCTGCGCCGGTTGTGGCGGCCTGACGACGCTGAGGCTTTTTCACAAGGTTTTGGGCGGGAAGGTTGTGGTGGTCAACGCAGCCGGTTGCATGACGTTGATGGCGACGTATCCCTTCACGCCGCTCCGGTCGTCGTGGCTCTATACGACGATGGCCAGTCCTTCAGCCGGGGCCCAGGGCCTCCGAGACGCGCTCGACATCCTGATCGAGTCGGGAAGGCTTCCGGCGGACGAGAATCTGGAGGTCCTGGTTCTGGCCGGGGACGGCTCCACGATCGACATGGGCCTGTCGTCGACCTCCGGAGCCATCCATCGAGGGCTCAACTTCTGGTACCTCTGCTATGACAACGAGGCCTATGGCAATACCGGCTTCCAGGCCTCGCCGGCCTCGCCGCTCGGCTCCCTGACGGCGACCTCGCCGTTGGGTACACCCTGGTCAAAGAAGGACATCTTTGAGATCTGGAGGTCGCACCGTCCGCCGTACGTTGCGACGATCTCGCCTCACGACGCGGTGGACCTGGCGGAAAAAATCGAGCGGGCCCGCCCCCTCTGCGGTCCGAAGCTCTTCGTCTCGCTCGCGACCTGCCCGCCAGGCTGGGGATTCGAGCCGGCGATGGGGGACGAGCTGGCGAAACTGGCGATCGAAACCGGAATCTGGCCCTTGAAAGAGGCGACCGACGGATCGATCCGACATACGTTCATCCCTGAGCATCGCCGACCGGTCGAAGCGTATCTCGAACCCCAGCGCCGCTATCGGCATCTCTTCCACCCGGATCGTCGAGACGACGTGATCGCGGCGATCCAGGCGGCCGTCGACCGCTACTGGGACGCCGCCATTGCATCCGAACGATGCTGA
- a CDS encoding Glu/Leu/Phe/Val family dehydrogenase: protein MTAHPKFTWHDTLGPSKVVHLYDPETGLKGIVVIDNVAAGPAIGGVRMAADVSTEEVARLARAMTLKNAAAGLPHGGGKAGICADPKTAEAPRLVRAFARAIRDLVEYIPGPDMGTNERSMAIVREETGRAVGLPRVLGGIPLDEIGATGFGLARCAEVAATFAGINLKGARLAVEGLGNVGRHAARSLAELGVVLVAASDRGGAIFSPEGLDLDQLEAAKGESGTVAAFKGGRRLTQADLFLVDCDILIPAARPDCIRADNADAIKARLVLQGANIPATPEAETILHRRGVVNVPDFIANAGGVICASVEYHGGTEADALRRIADQIGRNTQEVLQRSQEEGIEPRRAAVALATDRVREAMSYRTPC from the coding sequence GTGACTGCTCACCCCAAATTCACCTGGCACGACACGCTGGGCCCATCGAAGGTTGTGCACCTATACGATCCCGAGACTGGTCTGAAAGGGATTGTCGTCATCGACAACGTTGCGGCCGGTCCCGCGATCGGCGGCGTGCGGATGGCAGCGGATGTCTCAACCGAGGAGGTCGCCCGGCTGGCTCGGGCCATGACGCTGAAGAATGCCGCAGCCGGTCTTCCCCACGGCGGCGGCAAGGCGGGGATCTGTGCGGACCCGAAGACCGCCGAGGCCCCTCGACTTGTCCGCGCCTTCGCCCGAGCGATTCGGGACCTGGTCGAGTACATCCCCGGCCCTGACATGGGAACCAACGAGCGAAGCATGGCGATCGTTCGCGAGGAGACCGGGCGGGCCGTCGGTCTGCCGAGGGTCCTCGGCGGCATCCCGCTTGACGAGATCGGCGCCACCGGATTCGGCCTGGCCCGATGTGCCGAGGTGGCCGCCACATTCGCCGGGATCAACCTGAAGGGAGCCCGCCTGGCCGTGGAGGGACTCGGCAACGTCGGCCGCCACGCCGCGCGGTCTCTGGCCGAACTCGGTGTGGTTCTGGTGGCGGCCAGCGACCGGGGCGGCGCCATCTTTTCCCCTGAGGGACTGGACCTCGATCAACTTGAGGCGGCGAAGGGTGAGAGTGGCACTGTCGCCGCCTTCAAGGGCGGGCGTCGCCTGACCCAGGCCGATCTTTTCCTGGTTGACTGCGACATCCTCATCCCGGCCGCCCGGCCCGATTGCATCCGGGCCGACAACGCCGACGCCATCAAGGCCCGGCTCGTTCTTCAGGGAGCGAACATTCCCGCCACCCCGGAGGCCGAGACGATTCTGCACCGCCGCGGGGTCGTCAACGTGCCGGACTTCATCGCCAACGCCGGCGGCGTGATCTGCGCCTCGGTCGAGTACCACGGTGGCACTGAAGCCGACGCCCTGCGCCGGATCGCTGATCAGATTGGCCGGAACACGCAGGAGGTGCTTCAACGGTCCCAGGAGGAGGGAATTGAGCCCCGCCGAGCCGCGGTTGCCTTGGCCACCGATCGCGTCCGGGAGGCAATGTCGTACCGAACGCCGTGCTGA
- a CDS encoding acetate--CoA ligase family protein, which produces MATSVDTPSAPTGLDVFFRPRTIAIVGAGRSADSMGGRLVRNLLATFPGPVYPINPLAGTIASARAYASIDEVPEPVDLAFVVVPVAAALNVVKDCLRAGVRGIVMITAGFSEVGGEGKTLQGQVASLIRSSGVRLIGPNCVGIAGTDPASPMNGTFADFPMHPGHAGLGSQSGAFGVVLPERLRRAGVGLSAMVAIGNKADVSENDLLAWWRDDPRTEVVLLYLESFQNPRRFLQIAREVSVQKPIVVLKTGRTEVGSRAAGGHTAALASPDALAEGLIRQAGAIRVDDLDDLIDIAALLSSESIPRGRRVAVLTNAGGPAVLCADALGNDGLVLPTLSPDLQGRLRALVRPEARVVNPVDLIGSTDPALFAECLRLLLGSGEVDAMIASFVPLGPGDLPPIVRAIDEVAGSMSDRPPMLAIFPVGDDSPADPIEGRRIVPALSDPGRAARVLARAVRYGEWVRARGSAMVTEAIGLDVAAIRRVLDTARVRGDDSGEWLAPEDVQSVLSACRMPVPRWEVVASAEEAVAAADRIGGPVALKVDSPTVLHKRAAGGIALGLRGAAAIRDAYTRVTASAPDARGVFVQEMVGEGGEVLVGLARDPQFGHAIGVGPGGSAVEALNLVSFRFPPLTDRDAEELTLANPVAAMMPRGTDRSAAMTRLQQILLRVSSLVTIAPEIAEIDLNPVRITSGGSCCVVDARIRVDGPSSG; this is translated from the coding sequence ATGGCCACATCAGTTGATACTCCCTCGGCCCCCACCGGCCTCGATGTCTTCTTTCGACCCCGGACGATTGCAATCGTCGGGGCCGGCCGATCCGCCGACTCGATGGGGGGCCGCCTCGTGCGGAACCTGTTGGCGACCTTCCCGGGGCCGGTTTATCCGATCAACCCCCTGGCCGGGACGATTGCATCGGCGCGGGCGTACGCCTCGATCGACGAGGTGCCCGAGCCGGTGGATCTGGCGTTCGTCGTCGTGCCGGTGGCCGCCGCGCTGAACGTGGTGAAGGACTGTCTCCGGGCCGGCGTGCGCGGGATTGTGATGATCACCGCGGGATTCTCCGAAGTCGGCGGGGAGGGAAAAACGCTCCAGGGGCAGGTCGCGTCCTTGATCCGATCCTCAGGGGTCCGGCTGATCGGCCCGAACTGCGTGGGGATCGCCGGCACCGACCCGGCTTCTCCGATGAATGGAACGTTTGCCGATTTTCCGATGCATCCCGGCCACGCGGGGCTCGGCTCTCAGAGTGGTGCCTTCGGAGTGGTCCTTCCCGAGCGACTCCGTCGCGCAGGCGTCGGCCTCTCGGCGATGGTCGCCATCGGCAACAAGGCCGACGTGAGCGAGAACGACTTGCTGGCCTGGTGGCGCGACGATCCCAGGACGGAAGTGGTTCTCCTCTACCTCGAATCGTTTCAGAACCCCCGACGCTTTCTCCAGATCGCCCGAGAGGTCTCAGTCCAGAAGCCGATTGTGGTCCTGAAAACCGGACGAACCGAGGTGGGTTCCCGGGCCGCGGGGGGGCACACCGCGGCGCTGGCAAGCCCCGACGCCCTTGCGGAGGGTTTGATCCGTCAGGCGGGAGCGATCCGGGTGGATGACCTGGACGATCTGATCGACATTGCTGCGTTGCTCTCCTCCGAGTCAATTCCCCGAGGACGTCGCGTGGCCGTGCTCACCAACGCTGGCGGTCCCGCGGTGCTCTGTGCCGATGCCCTGGGGAACGATGGACTCGTGTTGCCGACACTTTCCCCAGATCTTCAAGGCCGACTTCGGGCACTGGTCCGCCCCGAGGCCAGGGTGGTAAACCCAGTCGATCTGATCGGCTCGACCGACCCTGCTCTGTTCGCCGAGTGCCTCCGGTTGCTGCTCGGCTCGGGAGAAGTGGACGCCATGATCGCGTCTTTCGTGCCGCTTGGGCCGGGAGATCTGCCGCCAATCGTCCGAGCGATTGACGAGGTGGCCGGCTCGATGTCTGACCGACCGCCGATGCTAGCGATCTTCCCGGTCGGGGACGATTCCCCTGCCGATCCGATTGAGGGCCGCCGCATCGTTCCGGCGCTGTCCGATCCAGGCCGGGCGGCTCGGGTGTTGGCGAGGGCTGTGCGATACGGTGAGTGGGTTCGAGCGCGTGGCTCGGCAATGGTCACCGAAGCGATCGGGCTAGATGTGGCGGCCATCCGTCGTGTTCTCGATACGGCACGAGTCCGCGGGGACGATTCCGGCGAGTGGCTGGCCCCGGAGGACGTTCAATCGGTGCTCTCAGCCTGCCGGATGCCCGTGCCAAGGTGGGAGGTCGTCGCCTCGGCCGAGGAGGCCGTTGCGGCAGCCGATCGGATCGGTGGGCCGGTCGCTCTGAAGGTCGATTCGCCCACTGTGCTGCACAAGCGAGCCGCCGGGGGGATTGCCCTGGGACTTCGAGGGGCCGCAGCAATACGCGATGCCTACACCCGAGTGACCGCCTCCGCCCCCGATGCTCGGGGAGTCTTCGTTCAGGAGATGGTCGGGGAAGGAGGTGAGGTCCTTGTCGGCCTGGCTCGCGACCCTCAGTTCGGCCACGCGATCGGTGTCGGGCCCGGTGGCTCGGCGGTCGAGGCACTCAACCTCGTCTCGTTCCGCTTCCCTCCGCTGACCGACCGTGATGCCGAGGAACTCACCCTGGCCAACCCGGTCGCCGCGATGATGCCCAGGGGCACCGACCGATCGGCCGCGATGACGCGACTTCAGCAGATTCTATTGCGGGTTTCCAGCCTGGTGACCATTGCGCCGGAGATCGCGGAGATCGATCTGAATCCGGTTCGGATCACCTCTGGCGGATCGTGCTGTGTGGTCGATGCTCGGATTCGGGTCGACGGCC